A genomic segment from Luteibacter aegosomatis encodes:
- a CDS encoding LysR substrate-binding domain-containing protein → MSRLPLGLLQGFVLVARTGKLSRAAEQLNLTVSALSHQIRNLEERLGRTLFERGPRGVALTADGANLLDAIGHHFEGIEHALNRYQSRHQDLVTLSVLPSVASSWLVPWLPRLVAKHPELELSLHSSVALADFDREPAIDCAFRYGLGSWPRTRAERLFGEYIVPIASPSLVRRMGGLPDTSLTGWPLLGDPSGRWTDWAEQFGMPLPSRYVARFDNTEHLQRAVLEGMGVALGRLVMARSLIECGALTVLCKERMRVAEAYYLVYPKRSESHGGVMKVRDWLMAEAADYEAGIADGKPLPA, encoded by the coding sequence ATGTCCCGCCTGCCGCTCGGCCTGCTCCAGGGGTTCGTTCTGGTCGCCCGCACGGGCAAGCTGTCCCGCGCGGCCGAACAGCTCAACCTCACGGTCAGTGCGCTCAGCCACCAGATACGCAACCTCGAGGAGCGCCTCGGCCGGACGCTCTTCGAGCGTGGTCCCCGTGGCGTGGCCCTCACCGCCGACGGCGCGAACCTCCTCGATGCGATCGGCCATCATTTCGAAGGCATCGAACACGCGCTCAACCGTTACCAGAGCCGCCACCAGGACCTGGTGACGCTGAGCGTGCTTCCGTCCGTCGCCTCGAGCTGGCTCGTGCCGTGGCTGCCTCGCCTGGTGGCGAAACACCCCGAACTGGAACTCAGCCTGCACTCCTCCGTCGCGTTGGCCGACTTCGATCGCGAGCCCGCCATCGACTGCGCGTTCCGCTATGGGCTGGGGTCGTGGCCGCGCACGCGCGCGGAACGGTTGTTCGGCGAATACATCGTGCCGATCGCCAGTCCCTCGCTGGTGCGCCGCATGGGGGGACTGCCCGATACCTCGCTCACGGGCTGGCCGTTGCTGGGCGACCCTTCCGGCCGCTGGACCGACTGGGCCGAGCAGTTCGGCATGCCGTTGCCCTCGCGTTACGTGGCCCGCTTCGACAACACCGAACACCTCCAGCGCGCGGTCCTGGAAGGCATGGGCGTGGCGCTGGGGCGGTTGGTGATGGCTCGCTCGCTCATCGAGTGCGGCGCGCTCACGGTGCTGTGCAAGGAGCGGATGCGCGTGGCCGAGGCGTATTACCTCGTGTATCCGAAACGCTCTGAATCGCACGGCGGCGTGATGAAGGTGCGCGATTGGCTGATGGCCGAAGCGGCGGACTACGAGGCGGGCATCGCGGACGGCAAACCGCTGCCTGCGTGA